The proteins below come from a single Mytilus edulis chromosome 5, xbMytEdul2.2, whole genome shotgun sequence genomic window:
- the LOC139523622 gene encoding programmed cell death protein 6-like isoform X1 → MAYYGQQQQPPAGYYNQPGAQPSQNDPNFLWGVFQRVDKDKSGQISANELSGALSNGTWTPFNPETVRLMIGMFDRDRSGTISFQEFQQLWKFVTDWQNCFRTYDRDNSGTIDKNELKTALTGFGYRLSDRFFDILLVKFDRQGRGTIAFDDFVQCCVVMQTLTSAFRAYDTDQDGVIQIGYEQFLTLVFNLKS, encoded by the exons ATGGCTTATTACGGTCAACAACAGCAGCCTCCTGCAGGATACTATAACCAACCTGGTGCTCAACCTTCACAGAATGATCCTAATTTTCTATGGGGCGTCTTTCAAAG agTTGATAAAGACAAAAGTGGTCAAATTAGTGCTAATGAACTTAGCGGTGCTCTGTCCAATG GAACATGGACGCCATTTAATCCAGAAACAGTTCGTCTTATGATAG GAATGTTTGACAGAGATCGTTCTGGCACCATAAGCTTCCAGGAGTTCCAACAGTTATGGAAGTTTGTAACAGATTGGCAGAATTGTTTCCGTACTTATGACAGGGATAACTCTGGAACTAttgataaaaatgaattaaaaacagCTCTTACTGGATTTG gcTATAGATTATCAGACAGATTCTTTGATATATTGCTGGTAAAGTTTGACAGACAGGGTAGAGGAACAATAGCATTTGATGATTTTGTACAATGCTGTGTAGTCATGCAG ACTTTAACAAGTGCTTTCCGTGCCTATGATACAGATCAAGATGGCGTGATCCAGATCGGCTACGAACAATTTCTTACACTAGTGTTCAACCTCAAATCATAG
- the LOC139523622 gene encoding programmed cell death protein 6-like isoform X2 → MAYYGQQQQPPAGYYNQPGAQPSQNDPNFLWGVFQRIDKDRSGSISGNELQQALSNGTWTPFNPETVRLMIGMFDRDRSGTISFQEFQQLWKFVTDWQNCFRTYDRDNSGTIDKNELKTALTGFGYRLSDRFFDILLVKFDRQGRGTIAFDDFVQCCVVMQTLTSAFRAYDTDQDGVIQIGYEQFLTLVFNLKS, encoded by the exons ATGGCTTATTACGGTCAACAACAGCAGCCTCCTGCAGGATACTATAACCAACCTGGTGCTCAACCTTCACAGAATGATCCTAATTTTCTATGGGGCGTCTTTCAAAG GATAGATAAAGACAGAAGTGGCTCAATATCAGGAAATGAGCTTCAACAAGCTCTCTCTAATG GAACATGGACGCCATTTAATCCAGAAACAGTTCGTCTTATGATAG GAATGTTTGACAGAGATCGTTCTGGCACCATAAGCTTCCAGGAGTTCCAACAGTTATGGAAGTTTGTAACAGATTGGCAGAATTGTTTCCGTACTTATGACAGGGATAACTCTGGAACTAttgataaaaatgaattaaaaacagCTCTTACTGGATTTG gcTATAGATTATCAGACAGATTCTTTGATATATTGCTGGTAAAGTTTGACAGACAGGGTAGAGGAACAATAGCATTTGATGATTTTGTACAATGCTGTGTAGTCATGCAG ACTTTAACAAGTGCTTTCCGTGCCTATGATACAGATCAAGATGGCGTGATCCAGATCGGCTACGAACAATTTCTTACACTAGTGTTCAACCTCAAATCATAG